ACGCGCTGATGCGGGCGATGGCGCGGGTCAAGAGGGTGGACGAGGCGGTGAAGGTGTACCGCGGCCTGGAGGCCAGCGAGGTGGCGCCCGACTGCGCGACGTACACGTGCGTGGTGGGCGCGCTGTGCGGCGCGGGGCGGTGGTCGGAGACGGAGGACGTGATGTACAAGGGGGTGAAGCGCCGCAAGCTGGCCGACCTCGGCACGTTCTGCGTGCTGGTGCGCGGGCTCAAGGGCGCCGGCAaggggcgcgcggcgaggcgggtgGTGGTCGGCCTGCGCAAGAAGTTCCCCGAGCGGCTCGACGGGCCGTGGAGGGAGCTCGAGGAAGCTACTGGGCTGCCGGCCTCTGGCAaggaggacgacggcgaggaAGACGGCGCCGACGAGCAGCCAGCAGCGACGACGGCCGCAGAGTTTTAGTCTGCGAGTGACGAGCGCTTGGATGTTTTCACTGACCTCTGCTCGATCTAAGACGTCGCTCATCGATCCGACAGTCGCCCACATGCCTGCATCCCTTCCCAAACCCGTCCCCGAGCAGAACCGGGCCCAGAACACGATGCTTCGCCgcatcgcgccgccgctcgcagcaGGTACCCTCCCTCGCGTCATTCGTGGCATCTgcaccgccgcaccgccgccatccAAACCCCCACCCGAACCGCTCTCCCGTTCCGAGCTCGACGCCATCTCCGCGCTCCTCCCGCGGCTCCTCTCCACGGGCCACGTCCCCGCCGCGGGGTGCCTCCTctccgccgcgctcctcctcccgGGCTCCCTTGAGCGCCTCCCTCTCCCGGCCCTCGCCGCGTACCTCGCCTCGCTCCCGACTCTCTCCGAGGCCTTCGCGCTCCTCACCGCGCTCCGCCACCACCCGGCCAGCCCTTCGCCGCTCCCGCTGGCGTCGCCGCTGCTCGACAGCCTCCTTTCCCAGCGCCGCGCGTGCGACGCGGCCTCCTTGCTGCGGTGGCTCTGCCGCCCGGACTCCCCGCGCCGGCCTGACGCCTCCACctacgtcgccgccgtcgcggggcTCTGCCGCCTCGAGGACCCCTGGGGAGCTCTCTGCGCGCTCAAGGAGATGGCCGCGGACGGGTTGCAGGCCTCGCCTGAGCTGCGGGAGGTGGTGCGGGACGCGATGCTGCATGATGCCAGGATCAAGGAGGCGTGGGTGCTGGAGGAGGCGATGCGGCTGCCGGAGATCGGCAAGGttgtggagctggtggagaaacTTCTTTTGGAGTGGGAACCTTAAACCTTTCAGGAGGAAGAGCAAATAGTGCTCCCCTGTATTGGCCGCCAATACAGGGGAGCACCATTTGCCAGCCAATACAGGGGAGCATCATTTGCTCTTCCTTCTGAAACGCTCAAGGTTCCCACTCCAAAAGAAGTTTCTCCACTAGCTCCACAATCTTGCCGGTCTCCGGCAGCCGCATCCCCTCCTCCAGCGCCCACGCCTCCTCGATCCTGGCATCATGCAGCATCGCGTCCCGCACTGCCTCCCGCAGCTCAGGCGAGGCCTGCAACCCGTCCACGGCCATCTCCCTGAGCGCGCTCCTGGGGTCCTCGAGGCGGCAGAGCCccgtgatggcggcggcgtcgggccggCGCGGTCAGTCCGGGCGGCAAAGCCACCGCAGCACGGAGGCCGCGTCGCGCTGGGAGAGGAGGCTGttgagcagcggcggcgccagcgggaGCGGCGTAGGGCGGGCCGGGTGGTGGCGGAGCGCGAAGGCCTCGTTGAGGGTCGGGAGCGAGGCGAGGTGCGCGGCGAGGGCCGGGAGAGGGAGGCGCTCCAGGGAGCCCAGGAGGAGGCGCACCGCGGCGGGGACGTGGCCCACGGAGAGGAGCGTGGAGATGGCGTCGAGCTCGGAACAGGAGAGCGGTTCGGGTGGGGGGTTTGGATGGCGGCGGTGCAGATGACGCGAGGGAGGgcaccggcgagcggcggcgcgatgcAGCGAAGCATCGTGTTCTGGGCCCGGTTCTGCTCGGGGACGGGTTTGGGGAAGGGATGCAGGCGTGTGGGCGACCGTCGGATCAATGAGCGGCGTCTCAGTTCGAGCAGCAGAGGGTAGTGAAAACATCCAAGCTCGTCACTCGCAGACCAAAACctacaccgccgccgtcgcggggcTCTGCCGCCTCGAGGACCCCAGGGGCGTGCTCAGGGAGATGGCCACGGACGGGTTGCAGGCCTCGCCTGAGCTGCGGGACGCGATGCTACATGACGCCAGGATCGAGGAGGCGTGGGCCAGGATCGAGGAGGCGTGGGCGCTGGAGGAGGCGATTCAGCTGCCGGAGACCGGCAAGGTTGTGGAGCTGGTGGACAAACTTCTTTCGGAGTGGGAACCTGGAGCCTTTCAGGATGAAGAGCAAATGGTACTCCCCTGTACTGGCTGCAAAGGTGAGAAATTTTCAATGTGCGTGATTATTGTCCTAGAATTGATGGCAACGTTTAGTGCTAATGAAGTTGCAGCTTCAATAAAAAATCTGATGAGTCAGCCATCTGCCAGTTTGTATTGGCACTGCTGCCATGCAGAAGAGCATATAATTCACTGACATTGTTGCAAGActtgattggacagatcaatgTGCATACCATTGGTCAATTGTCATTTCTGGAGTGGTTTTGGTAGTTCATGAGGTGTCAGTCATCACACCAGAGTTTTCATACTAAATGCCATTTGTTTGATAAATTGTCCGCCTTTACTGTAGTAAATTTTCTCGAAATTCTGGACCCATAGGAGTCCTGCTTGTTTTCACCATTTCTCTTTGCAAACTAGTATACGTAATACCTAACACCCATTTTATCACGGATCAGTAAAACCTCATATATGTTCAGTTCTTTCAAAACAGGTATAAGAATGAGCAATATTTTGTGGATGTACGGAAATGGAATCGAATTTCATTGTTCTCTTTGGTAGTGCATTAATAATTCGAGCTCAACTTTGTGTAGTTGCAGGTGTGATGAGCTGGAAGAGATGATTGGTCTGCACAACTGTCGAGACATTACCATGTTACTTTGACTGTAGGACAGTGTTTTACCAGCGCTGCTCTAATACAATGAATAATTTACATGTGATGTTTTATGTGAATGGTCTGACTCGGTATGTTATCCTGCCCCCCATTATTATCCGGGCAAACATCAATTTTGTCTTACTCTTAGCACAACTATTTATTCAGCTAGTTGCATCTACTCCtaattggatcaacatccaaaatCCTATCGGAGGAATTCAATTGAAATCCAACTAATATCAAGCATCCATCCAATCCAATCCTAACAATTAATTTCCAACATCCAATTCAATCCAATCTAACTCCTCTTAATCCAAATCCATTCAATATAATCCAAAGTTTAGGCATGTAGCAGTGGGAGCCATAAACAATCACTATGCTGGATGTACTCCTCGGCGGCGACAAACTCGCCGGCAACCTCATCGCCCCGACAAACTCGCCGGCACGGAGCTACTTAGCCAGCTCGCCTGCGTGCAGCTTGCCAGCTCGCGCAGCCCACGCCGGCCTATTCGACCGTGCCGCCTCCGCCCACAGCACGCCTGCCCCCACCGGTctctgctcgccgtcgcgccggcCTCTGTTCGCCGCCTCTGCGCCCGCATCAACTGCCGCTTGGCGGCCGTGCTGCCTTGCCTCCGTTCGCCGTCGCATGGCCTCTGCCCGTGCCTCGCTGCCTCGCCTTCGTTTGCCATCCCACGGCCTcgcccgcgcctcgccgcctTCTCGTCCGCGCCAACTGTTGCTCGCCGGCTGCACTGTCGGATACCGAGCTTGCCCATTCGCTTACCCCAGCAGTCGCTCCGCACACCTCCTTCGCCTGCTGCAGCCACCGTGCGCGCCGCTGCTCTCCTGTCCAACGCGCATCAGCAAGGTCTCCAACACTCGAGATGCTCCGTGTGACAAGGGCAAACGAGAAGAGGCGCAGCGGCCGAGGGACAAGACGCACGGCGACGAGGGAGAAGATGTTCACACTGCTGGCTTGCTGATCACCCAAGAACCCGCGCCGGCACGGGAGTGACGGGACATCGCGATCTTGCCGAGGTGCCCGTCGCCGACCATGGCGGCGACGACCTTGCCGGGGCACATGACCAGCTTGCGCACCTTCGTCCCGCAGGGGCCGCGATGCCGCACCACGCGAGCGCTGCGCCATCGCTCCGAACAACGAAGCGAATGGTGGACAGGAACAAACGACAGCACCAGTTCAACAATGGATTGGCCGGCAAGTCTAGCATTCTCTGCGTCTCATCCAACAATACTTGGATTATCCTATAATTTTTATCCAATAGAATCCAATCATATTTCATCCAAAGTAAATGGATGTCCATATCCAATTTGATCCAAATCCAATAAAATTTAGTTGCAAAAATCCAATTGGATTTGGATCAGacccaatccattcccaggagTAGTTAAGAGATGAGAGAGATGACCCAGGTTATCACCATGACCTTCTCATGGCATGGTTGTCAAGTCATGACACGGGGATGACACTCCCCACTGAGGccgttcttcatcaagtcatggcATATTTGATCACACAATTGTTGCACTATTTAATGTTATAAGTTGTCTATAAAACTGTGACATGACACTATGCACTGAGAGTGGCTATGTCATTTCAGTGTCAAAGTGATGTGGCACTCTTGACAACTGTGCAATGACACTTTCCAGAGACTGACTTTAGCACTTTAGCAGTAATGCAACCAACCATTACCGTCGGTCTGCTGCACCTCACCCAGCCCGGCCTTAACAATTGTAAAGCTAAAAGGCGGTAAAGCTAAAAAAAATTGACTTCGCCTAGCTTTTAGTTCATTTTAGCACGATCTTATACAACAACTTCACACTATAACATCTAGATATGCATGAAATAGGTAAAGCTGAAGTTAAAATAGGCTATGTTAAATGAGGTCTAAATAGAGCCCACCTGCTGCGAGCAAAGGCACCCTGATCTTACTTGGAATGGGAGAATATGAAGTGAATTAATAGGGAAAACTTTTGTTTTACGAGTAACTGAACCGATACTTGAACGGCCCATTGATGTGTTGAACAGAGTTGAAATCGATGCATAATTGTAGTCCAGCTCACTAATATTAGAGATACAATCGTCGCAACGAGAAGACATTTCAGGTACAAACGTATGAGGCTGCAACTTCCTGTGATGCTGAAATCTAGTATATCAATTAGAAGTAGAAGAATTGAATTAGCTAATTGACTACAGCAATGCTCCTAGAACAAGTTTGACAAACTATACGCATATGGAAGGATCCATTTATAGGAGCACTTATGCTAGGGAGGGAACAAGATAGCATTCTTTCCTAAGCCTATAGAACCTTTCTCTGTATGACTGACCGGACAGATCTACATTTTATCCTGGTGGGCACTACGTCGCATGTACAAGTAATAGTCCACATGGAACAATCGGTGTTGCTCAGCGTGAACTGCCATTCAGCTTCGGGGACTCGGATGCTGCGTATCCGTAAGGGTGTTTGCTAGCCCAGTTCCACAGGTCTCTGCACATTTCTGCGATGCCATATTTCGCTCTGAAGAAGGAACATTCATATTTAAATGACCAAAAAAGATGACGGTCGACATCCATGAAAAACTTATAAACGACGCTATTTTATCTTACTTCCAGTGGAGTTCTCTCTCCGCTTTTGCAGGTGACGAAAAGAGAATCTCAGCATCACCAGGGCGGCGTTGACCCATGACCAAAGGGATTTTCTGAAAATAAACAAGTACATATATAAGTTGCAAGAACAAAATAAACCATGCAAGTATTGCTACTGCTGGAATTTGCCAGCAGGGTTAACTCCTTTAATTAAACTGCAGTTGCCCATGCCAACAACAACAATCAACCTGCACATATTTCTATGTTGTCATTGTGAACTATCATATAGTCAATCTCTTAGCACCAACCTCTAAATCCTACATGATCTGCTGGATAAACCCAAGGATTTGCTTCTATAACACTAGACTGAGGAGAGTGGAGGTTTAAGAAAATTAGTTACACTAACCAGAAGAAAAAAGATACCATGGCCAAGAAACAGGAGCCATAGATTCGTTCAATATTCAAGGTATATCTAAGCAGGTATACCTTTCCAGAAGCCTTCTCAAATGCATTGACTATCTCCAAAACTGATGTTCCCTTTCCAGTTCCGAGGTTGTATGCTTCACAACCTGCAAGAAGAGTTTCATTTTGGAACCAGATTCAACGGCAAATCTTACTGaatgttttgttttgtgagTATCGAATTAACTCATATGTAGAAGGA
This portion of the Panicum virgatum strain AP13 chromosome 2N, P.virgatum_v5, whole genome shotgun sequence genome encodes:
- the LOC120662571 gene encoding uncharacterized protein LOC120662571; amino-acid sequence: MLRRIAPPLAAGTLPRVIRGICTAAPPPSKPPPEPLSRSELDAISALLPRLLSTGHVPAAGCLLSAALLLPGSLERLPLPALAAYLASLPTLSEAFALLTALRHHPASPSPLPLASPLLDSLLSQRRACDAASLLRWLCRPDSPRRPDASTYVAAVAGLCRLEDPWGALCALKEMAADGLQASPELREVVRDAMLHDARIKEAWVLEEAMRLPEIGKVVELVEKLLLEWEP
- the LOC120660343 gene encoding uncharacterized protein LOC120660343, whose translation is MSGVSVRAAEGSENIQARHSQTKTYTAAVAGLCRLEDPRGVLREMATDGLQASPELRDAMLHDARIEEAWARIEEAWALEEAIQLPETGKVVELVDKLLSEWEPGAFQDEEQMVLPCTGCKVAGVMSWKR